The Planctomycetota bacterium DNA segment CCTGGTTGTCGAGGTAGAAGAGGAGCATGTCGCCGAGGCCGCAGAAGAGCTCCAGCAGCACCATGCCGAGGTCGCTCTCATTGAAGTCGGTCCAGCGGTCGGTGATCGTGGGGATGCGCTGGACCAGTTCCTGGCGGACGGCCTCGTAGTCCTTGTTCGTGTAGTTGACTCGGACCTTGGCCATATGCGTTACACCT contains these protein-coding regions:
- a CDS encoding baseplate J protein yields the protein MAKVRVNYTNKDYEAVRQELVQRIPTITDRWTDFNESDLGMVLLELFCGLGDMLLFYLDNQ